A region of Homo sapiens chromosome X, GRCh38.p14 Primary Assembly DNA encodes the following proteins:
- the RTL4 gene encoding retrotransposon Gag-like protein 4: protein MEKCTKSSSTMQVEPSFLQAENLILRLQMQHPTTENTAKRGQVMPALATTVMPVPYSLEHLTQFHGDPANCSEFLTQVTTYLTALQISNPANDAQIKLFFDYLSQQLESCGIISGPDKSTLLKQYENLILEFQQSFGKPTKQEINPLMNAKFDKGDNSSQQDPATFHLLAQNLICNETNQSGQFEKALADPNQDEESVTDMMDNLPDLITQCIQLDKKHSDRPELLQSETQLPLLASLIQHQALFSPTDPPPKKGPIQLREGQLPLTPAKRARQQETQLCLYCSQSGHFTRDCLAKRSRAPATTNNTAHQ from the coding sequence ATGGAGAAGTGCACGAAATCATCATCTACCATGCAGGTAGAGCCTTCCTTTCTTCAGGCAGAGAATCTGATTCTGCGGCTTCAAATGCAGCATCCAACCACGGAGAACACTGCTAAAAGGGGCCAAGTCATGCCTGCCCTGGCCACCACAGTGATGCCTGTACCATACTCACTTGAGCATCTCACCCAGTTTCATGGTGACCCTGCCAATTGCTCAGAGTTCCTCACTCAGGTGACTACCTACTTGACAGCTCTCCAAATCTCTAATCCTGCAAATGATGCCCAGATCAAACTCTTTTTTGATTACCTATCTCAGCAGTTAGAAAGTTGTGGGATCATATCTGGGCCTGACAAGAGTACCTTACTGAAGCAATATGAGAATCTTATTCTTGAGTTCCAGCAGTCATTTGGTAAACCCACAAAACAGGAAATCAATCCTCTGATGAATGCTAAGTTTGACAAAGGAGACAACTCCTCTCAGCAGGACCCTGCTACTTTCCACCTCCTCGCTCAAAATCTGATCTGTAATGAAACCAATCAGAGTGGTCAGTTCGAAAAGGCACTAGCTGATCCCAACCAGGATGAAGAGAGTGTCACTGATATGATGGACAATCTTCCAGACCTGATCACTCAGTGCATTCAGTTGGACAAGAAACATAGTGACAGGCCAGAGCTCCTACAGTCAGAGACCCAGCTCCCATTGTTGGCTTCCTTGATCCAACACCAAGCCCTCTTTAGCCCCACAGATCCACCACCCAAGAAAGGGCCTATACAGCTGCGAGAAGGCCAGCTGCCTCTCACCCCAGCCAAACGAGCCCGCCAGCAAGAAACTCAGTTGTGCCTCTACTGCAGCCAATCTGGTCACTTCACAAGAGATTGCCTTGCCAAACGTTCTCGAGCTCCGGCAACGACAAATAACACAGCTCACCAGTAA